In Carettochelys insculpta isolate YL-2023 chromosome 10, ASM3395843v1, whole genome shotgun sequence, the DNA window GTCCTAAATACACTCCCTCCCTGTTTTATCTGTATGTGCCCACCTGAGATGCAAGTCATTGCAGTGGCGAAAGGGAGAATGATCAGTCAGTGTCTTGAGCTGGCACTGTTTTGTTAGTTAGTTTAGAGGTTAATTTTGGTTATGGCAGCTTGCCCTGTAAATATAGAGGAATGATTTTATAGTGAACTTGGCTATAGAGAGCCTTCATTTCTAGTGAAGAAAGCTTCTTGCCTGGAATAGGAACATTTTAGTTGGAAGAATTTCTGGTGTATTGACTCATCAGAGGGTGGCCCCACAAAACTTAAGGTTTCTTATACAATAATTAGGCTTCACGTGACCCTGATGGAAACAATGTGCTTGTGGCTAACTTTGAGGCTTAAATGCAGAGGTGACAGTAAGTGGGTGTGCAGCTCTGGCAAAAGAGGATTGAACTGCAGCaaaggcagcagggggctggtagGGACCTGGGTTGTAATAGGACagtgcctgtttttttttttttttaaaaaaaaacaaaacaaaaaaacaaacaaacttgagTTACTTTCACCCTTGTCTGAACACGTGGTTTAAAGCTTCTGTGATGGAAGTTAAATATTATTTGTGCATTACAGAAGGGGGCATTGCTGAGCCTGACTAGCCCAAATTGGGTTAAAATTAGGATTGGGGAGAAGTCGTCTGAGCCAGGAGTTATCTGTTCTTTGTGCTGGAGAGCAGTTAAACACTAAGACTGGGAGGCGAGACGTGACACATTGAGAAAACGGTTGCAACCATTATCTTTGAACTTTCAAAGTAAAGTGGGGATTTGGGAGGCGCTTTGAATTGCAGACAGGGATGCTCCCAGAGGAACATGTATTGTGGCTTTGCATTCAAAGTTATCTGAGGTGTAATGTTGTGTTTCTTATTCTTACAGCTGCTCTTCAAGATCATAATGCAGCAGAAAAATGAAAGAACATAGAAGAAATTTAAATTGGAAGAGAAGTCGATTGCTATTCCTTTCTAAAAGATGGACCACTGGGTTTTGGGGGCTCAGGAAATACTGCTTCCAAAAGAAGCCTTTTTTCCTagctaagagaaaaagacaaagTGCTCCATCAGTTGTGAGCCTATGCTGGAACAAATCATACAGATCTCTCCGATGCAGACGGAAGGCACTCAGACTCCAGCCTGAGTTGGTTCCTCAAGTGCTTCTAAATGCAAAGAACCATCAGAAAACAACTGCTGAACGTGGCACCCTTTCTACAAAAATATCCAGAAGGGCAAAAAAGCCCCTTTCTGATGGCAAAAGGGGAAGCCCATGTGCACAGTCAATAAAGAAGTCAGACAATGAATCCTTTCAGGGTAAAGATCTCTTGAACAAAGTCACTGGATTACAAGCAGACCCTGGTCTTGGCTGCATCCATGGCATTGACCACAGCGCCTTTGATGGTGGGCTTCACGATGCTGTCTTACCTGTAAGGAAGCGCTGTTTCACGCACAGCGGAGAGGAAAGCAATAATAATGAAGGCAATGCAGTCATAGTAATCTTAAACAATTGTAAAAGAAGGTGCTGTTCCAGGAGGCTAGAACAGAATGGGACTTGTGGCCCCTCAACTACTAAAAAGAGGTCCAAATTTAACCAATATACTGTAAAAAAGATCCCTGTATTTATGATGCATAAGAAACTTTCTGTGGTTAGGTTTCGGGATAGAATAATAAAATCCCTCAAACTTAGAGCAAGAAGCAAAACCTGCAAATCAAGTAAAATCAAGCCAAGCTGGGTGGAGAAAGTTACTTGGGACTGTCAAGAGACCCTTCAAGGAGATTTTGAAGGTGGACAGTGTAAGTGGTTTTCGTGCTGGAAATCTAAAAGTAACTCCTTTTGGAACTTGTGTACCTCATCAGATATGAACAATAATACATCAGGACCTGTAGCTGAGGAGAATAAGACACTTGCATCTGACATCTGCCTTATACAGGGTGCATTACAGTGCAGTGAGCTACAATCTGAGGAACCTGCATCCAGAGGTGACAGTATTAAAATCTTCCACCCAGAGCTGCACAAAACAGCTCCTTTGGATACAGAGACCCTACACGGGACAGAAACAAATGAGGCTTCTGCAGGGGACGGTTGCCATGATGGTATTTGCCTCCCCGTAACAGAGAGAGGAATTGCAATTTCAGGTCAAGAAGCTGCAGAATCTAATCAGGTTGTGCGTGTTGATGAGATGATATTGTTAGAATCCTGCAAGGGAGATTCCAATATGAACAATAACCTTGTAAATGGACCATTATCGGTGGAGCTGGTACAAAATGAAGACAGTTCTTGCCAGATGGAAGTCGAAGGCTCCATAAATCTGGACGTTTTTAGCACAAAGTTACTAGATCACCCTTACTGTAAAAGCCCTCTAGAGGAGCCTTTACCAGACAGCACGGGATTAAAATCAGGAACTCGAAAGGGCGGCAGAAGGAACAGTCAGAAAGTGTCTCATGTGACTGATGAGCAgttgtcaacatggatttgtgGTATACTCTTTGCATATGTCATAAAGCTCCTACTTATTTTTGGAACTAGTTGGATCTAGCATATGAAGTTGGGAACATTTGAAATTTCATTACTACTTTAAGTCCTTTACACACCATGACTTTTGAAGTGTGTAGCTTAATATTCTCACTGGGCTCAGAAGCTGTGATGAGGAAGGTGGTGGGAAGGGAAATTAGTAGTGTTTTCCTCAGTTAGCATAAGTGAGCCTGCTAGCTTTTGAATGATGCTATCTGAGGTATGGGTATAATGCTGAACTGACACAAGGTTTTTCGTTTTGAACAATTGTTGAATGGCACATCTTTCTACTTTGTTTAGAGCAGTGGTATCCAAAAGGAAGTTGCCCAATTGCCACATGTTgcttctctcttcctcccccctgcagccaagTGCTttactcctgccccagcctcttgtgactcactggagccacccagccccatgACACCCCTGAGAGCTGGTGTGTCAGCTCACATGGCAACTCCAAGGGCTTGTGCGGTGGCTTCTCAGGTGCTGTGCAATGGCAGCGGCTGGGGAGCTCACACGCCGTGTGCTGGGGTGTCTCTGagcctctgcaccagccctcATTCATCTCAACCCACATTCGCCACAACATGCTTCCCTGTTCGCCGCATGTGGTGAACGggaagtgtattggacaccatgggctTAGAGACCTGCAGTCAAATTGCTGCTTGTGAAGCATATTGATGAGCATTTTAAATTTAGAGAATGTTTTTACCTTGAGGTTATAAAGGGACAATGTAGTGTTCAAATGCTTGGTTTTAAAAGCATCGGGGCATCTTGTTCTGCTATTGGCAATACGATTGTGAAAAATTTTATTTCTAGTGGTCTAATTTGCTTTTCCCTAGGCTTACTGCCCATGTAATTCCTGAACATCATTTAGTTTTAAACATGAGATCAAACCAGTTGATTTCATTTCTGGGTTTTCATACCCTAAACGTGCAAATACAACAGTAACAATGATGTGATTGTGAGTCAAGTCTAAATCCTAGTAAAATGGGTCATATTGAAATAGAAGCACTCGTACTAGGTTTGTAAACCTTTTTTCCAAACCTACAAAATGAGGTGACACTGCTTGATGGGGTTCCTTTTACTGTGGAGCATAATACAAAGACTTGTATTCAAAGTGTGTTGTATATACAGAAATAGCCAATGACACGACATATAACAATGCAGTAAGAATTAGCACTCCCTTTTGAACTAGAAGATACTGGTACAGAGTCCAACAGCTCTCCCATTTGTGGGTCAGTTGATTTTTATTAATGCAGCCTGCTATATGTTCGTTTTGACAAGGAGCGTTAAAGGATTGCTGTTAAATTTGACACTTACTCTTTGCCCCAGATACTGTTGGGAAGCATTTTTATAGTTGATCCTCCAAAACATAGTCAGAAGAAGCGGAAAGCTGAGTGCAAAGTATGGTCTAGCATTGAACACCCCGGTGTGCAAGCCGTTCTGTCCCTCGCTTCCCTCAGGCTTGCTTTCCGTGGAGAACTGACAGTGGAGGAACAGTGCATCTATGCTTACTGTGTATGAGCAAATCACTCTGCCTCAGGAGGGTTTAAGGAATGTTTGTTCTATTCTAAAATtacggtacaggttgaacctctctagtccagcaccctctggagctgaccgatgctgaatgagagaatttgcaaacacaggagttcaatattgtctagcagcattaccaacacttccactgctgactgggctcttaaaggcatttagaggtaaattagagttaaataacagcacaaaacgctgagagccaggactggtgggcgTAAACAAAATTTGTGggtccatgggaaacttggccacaccctaaGTGGACATGttgctaaataaaatcatgccggactacagatgttgccacatttagagaagttcaatctgtagtcCTACTTTTGGGGACAAGAACTGAAAATCTCTTACACAACAGAGACTGTTTTTAGCCTGCCCAGCCTCCGTAgcgttaaaaacaaaaaatctttgaTTTGGGGGAAGCACTGAGTCATTTACTACATTTTATCAGCATCCTTAGAAAACCTAAAAGTAGTCAGCAATTATGTAACAGCTAGTAAATTAATAAATATCAAGCTGTGTTAGTTTGAGTGTCTGTGTGGAGGTTCCTGAGTTAAGTGGATTAAGCTATAGACAGGATCAaggcagccttattctgaaataagtgtaGTCACAGAATGTAAGTGTGGAATTAATCAGGATCTGCTCCATTTCGAGACAAGCCTTTACACACTAAATAAAGTGGTAGGAATAGAATCCTGCACTCCTGAGGCACAGAAAGTTATTTTTGATTGCTCATGTCAGGTCTGTGCTAGAAAAGGTTTGCCAGTGTGGCAATATTGGCAACCCTTCTAGTGGagatgaagttttttttttttgttttttttttttactgaccaataaaaaaaagtgtttttatgaTATGATCATCTCAACAGTAGGCTTTTGCCTTTATAGAAATGTCTTAGAAAGAAATTGCTAAATTTGCCTAAGTTTCTATGTAGCCACGTAGAGTATGTCTGCACTATGTGCGCTACGGCGTCACAGTCATGGTGTAGACGCTGCTTATATCAGTGGAAGGGGTTTTCCTGTGGCTGTGGTAAATCTACATTCCCCAAGCAGTGGTAGATTAATGGAAGTATTTTTCTCTCGACCTAGCTGCATATATGCTGTTTTAGGTTTGCTTAACAATGGCACTTAGTGGAGTGAAGTTTTTTCTCACCCCTGAATGATGCAGCTAAGTTGATCTCAAttttaagtgtagatgtggcACCACTCAGACATGTAAAGGGATGCAGCTGCATCAAAAGTATTGACAACGTCATTAGATGTTGCAGAGAAATTCAGAATCCTGAGCTTAGGAGTTCAGTTGGCTTAATAGCATTTCAGTTCACTGGGATGCAAAGTTAAGGCTTGGCCTATGCTTAAAGTTTAGGCCAACACAGCTGCAGCGCTCAGTTGAAAAATTGACACCTTGGTGTGTTGTAGCTGTACTAACCTaacccctggtgtagacacaggTTGATAGAAGAATGTTTCTGTTGACCTACCTGCTATTGGTAGAACTTGTGTTCTATAATAATGggaacccctttttttttttttgctgtacagGGCAGCATTGACAAATCTGCTTTGCCCTAACTCTACCACAGTAATtacagtagtgtagatgtggccaaaataTCTAAATTGGGCTCAACTAAATTTTACCTTGGATGTTACAGATGGCGGAGGAGGCTTTGTGGCGAAATAAAATGATCTGGCCTGTGTTTGCCTGTTTTGGCACTGCTTAAATGGCCCTGGCATGTCACTTAAACACTGGGCCTCAGTTCTGCTTTAGAAAAAAATGGTATAATTATAGCTCTCAGGGATATTTTGAAGCTTAATTCATTCCAGCAGTCAGCACCAACCATGTGAATTAGCATGATATTGGGGTATGGGTTAGGTATGTTGTGAGGCACAAAGACagtacaagttgaaactctcttatctggcacgctcaggacctgcctggtgctggacaagagaaagTGCCAGACGACGGGAGGTCAACAAGTTCTAGCACATTACTaccactttcactgcttactgggctcttagaaaacattaggggtaaattacagcaaaataacagcacagaacactgagagctaggactggtggctgtaaacaaggcttatggaaccacaggaaacttggccacacctcgtccggctaactaaactcatgccctATTATGGCGTTTccctggatgagagagttccggatcagagagttcaacctgtacctttttCCAACTAAGTAGTACACCATTAACTTACTGATTTACACCTTAGCAGTATTGATTGCTAATAATGCTGTGCACATTTAAAGGTTTAAACGCTTCTGGGGGTTTGGGGAAGGTGTGGCGTTATATGAAATCTTgtaaaagaggaaaataaaaagcagacTTTCACTGtccacttttttttcttcttttcccaagCATTTCTGGGCTCCTTTTCCCATTCCCAAGAAACCAGCTGTGTTTTCGCAAGCAGTTTATAACCCAGTGTCCACTCTTGGTTGTTGTCAGTTGgggaccaaattctgctccacttgaagtcagtggcaaaatatAAATGTTGGAATTGGGAATTCCCAATttgaatttgcatattcaaagGGTTACAAGTGCCTGCAAGGGACCACAAAGTGCTACAGAGGTGGTATTTGAAAGGacgctctcccaggctgcctctTATGTTTCCATTTCTCTTATGCTCTTTCTCCCTGATCCATTTGAGAGAATGGATGAAGGGGTTTTTGCTTCCACTAAAGAGGTCCTATGTGTGTACAGTGGAGTTGGTACATGGGTGACATGAAAAAAATCGCAGTTAGGCAACCTGAACATGGATCCAAGACAGTCATTCCTAGTTAGACTTATCAATGTTTGTAGAAACCTTCGAGCTTCAGATGGGAGGTGAAATAAGCACACATTTGTTCTTTGAGCTTTGCGTTATTGCATGAGGGCCTATGATCAGCATGATGGTAGGTCAGACTGAGAGAAGATAAAGATGAGATCAGTGTCTTAATTCTGGCCCTCTttgatttttgtgtttttgtcCTTTTAATCTCTCTCCAGGATTTTAGGTTAATCTAAAATCTTGCCCTTTTGTTCAGAGGTATTTGCATAAAGTGACTTGGCACATCTAGTGCTGCTTGTCTGAGACTCTCAAAGTTCTTCTCAAGCATTAAAAAATTTCAGCCTCTCAACTCTTCCCACAAGTGTTGTAGCATCTTAGTTTACAGAGGAGGAAgctggcacagagagagagagaggttgcaGCTTGGCTAAATTCACAAGCAGGACCTGATTCTAATTTTGTGCCAGTTTTGAACTCGGGGTTGTTTCCCTCTTTGAGTTACCTTTGCTTTACACCAGCATAAGTGACATCAGAGGCAACCAGGAACAGGGCTTAGGTCTCCTCAGTCCTGAAACACAAGAACATCCTTGCTCCTTCCAGCATATATACAGCATAAGGCTTGATAATTTATTCAATGCTGTCTAACTTGCTAGTCAGGGTGAAAAGCACTTTTGTTACCACAACCCTTTACAACTTAAAGGGGTACAAACTGGGCtcttatgctgtgtctacactacgaagtTTTGTCGagagaagaggccttctgtcgacaaaactagaaaatgcccacactacaaatgtgttctgtctagaatctgtcaacacaaCAGTCTTTTTCCCAGCAGAATCATGTCTTGAAAGCTCGAGGCACAGCGCCTCTGCAGACAGATTCTGTAGGCAGAAAAATAGTGCACGTGCTCTGGGAGGCCCTtggtcgacagagagggcttccagttcacagggcagccctctttgcgTAGCTTCCAGTtagctattttgtcaacagagggctgggcagtctggctgctctctgtcaacagaggatgtcaacagggggagcctgtattaggtgtggacgtgttctgtagacagcaGTTCTGTCGGGAAATACCTGCCAACAATGACTTCTGCCGacagaattctgtagtgtagacagagctttaGTGTTTGCCAATGTTACAATTAAGGGTGGTCTGCAACACATTTTAATAATTTCTTTAGTGGGGTTCTCGTTTCTTCTTCACTTTTAGCATAATTTCTTTCCATGGCTTCACTTCACATTTCTTCTGTAATAGGTTATGGTGTATGTCTTCCTAAATAATTTTCAGAGTGTTTTCCTACCTTCCTCTGTCTTACGTATGaatgtttgttttcattgtgTTTCATTCTGTTTCTCCCTTGGAATCTCTCAGAATttcaggttgaacatctctaatctggaactctcttggctGCAAACtctaatctgccatgattttagttagctggatgaccacttatcttgtgtggccaagtttcctgtggttccataaagtttgtttccagccagtaatcctggctctcagtcttctgatcttatttcactgtaatttactcctaaatatcttctaagagcccagtaggcagtggaaggtGTTAGTgatgtactagaaaatattgatctcccattgtctggcaccctttctcatccagcaccagtcaggtcccaagagtgcagaatgagaggttcaacctgtaccattttATTTTCTAATCACTTATCACATCTGTCACTTCTTTTCCTGCCTTGCTCTGCCCAGCACCATCCCTCTATAACCTTACAAATGCTACTTGAAAACTTGACCAAACCCTAAGTAAGAGGAGGACTTACCAAAAGGCCAGTGCAATTAGAAAGGTACCAGTTGCACTGTGGCTGTGTCCAGGTGAGAAACCAGCCTTCTGACCCCATCCTGCTCTCCAGAGAAAGGGAAGGATGTTGGAATGCCTATTGGGATGATATCTCTTGACCCTTTTCTGGGGCTCCATCTTTCTAGTAAGCTTCTGGTTAACAGGCTTTTGGTattttgggaagtttttccttccCTTCCAAAAAGCCCCCTCTCAGTTGCAGAATTTGGTGTGTCTCCTTCCAGAACTGTCAGCACTGGCTGATGGTCTGTTCCTCCGATCTCTCTGGTTCCTGCCTCCTACTTACTCTGCTTTTTGATGCTGGAATGGGGTAATATCTCCACCATTCTATTCCTGACTTTTTTCTTAGCAGCCAGCAAACATCTGATTGCTAGACTTTTCCTCCAGCCTCAAACTTTTGGTCTTTCCCATTGAATAGCTCTACTTGCTGAGGTCACTGCTGTTTGGGGCTTTCCAAGGCAGCAACTGGGTGAAATTGGCTTGCTTCTTGATTTTTCATTGCTGAGTAGTTAGTAAAAATGGATCAAAACTGATATGTTTTTATTGAACTACATTTCAAGAGAACAGTGGGTAGCAGAGGTGGCCTGGGAGCCGTCAACAGACAATACTGCACTGACTTTTTTGCATGACGGAGTCTTTCTTCCTAGACTAGGGCTAGAAATGTAGTTTTAATGAAAGCTTTAATTCTTTGGCACCCTGAATTTATAATGTTTGAATAGACTATATTTGAAATATTGATAGAAATAGGCAAAAGTCTCAATTCTTCTCTTGCATACAAAAGTATAAATTGTGAGTAACTCCAGTGGGATTAGCTGGGCATAACTGCCGCATAAATGAAGAAATTTGGGGCTCAAAGTATTTGACGTTTTTTATGTAGATGATAACTTGTAAGTGATCTTTCAATTCTGGGGTTAACTTACTTTTTAATAGTGCTGCTGTGGGCTCTTTAACTTTTGTATTATATTAACTACATTCATTAACTTGCCAGTGAGTAGGTGGGACACTGCTATTAAGTATTTATAATATCTGGTTATTTTGGACTATATTGGACACTTTttacatgtttgctttttttcctttatctCATGTATTCATAGGATTCCTAGATGAAGTGATGAAGAAATATGGCAGTTTAGTTCCACTCTGTGAAAAAGATGTCATGGCAAGATTAAAGGAAGTCTTTAATGAAGATTTCTCCCACAGGTTTGTGGCTGAAATAAATTCTAGGACctgtgtaaaaagaaaaaaaaaaattacttgcatCACTAATTTGCATTGCATATTGAAACGGACCCCTGGCGGAACACTCCTCCGTTTGGTGTGAACTGTAATATCTTTATCCACATCTCTCTACCTTTTTTATTCTGTTTCAGAAAGCCTTTCATCAACAAAGAAATAATGAAGTATCGGACAAGGCATCCAAAATCTTCCACTTGCAATTTTCGTGTCTTCTATAATAAGCACATGCTAGATATGGATGATCTGGCTACCCTAGATGGTCAGAACTGGCTTAATGACCAGGTTAGAGGTGCTTGTTAATTATTTTTATCTCTTCAGAGCATTGAAAATACTGACTAACCCCTCGTAACCTGTGTGAAAGCTGCTCACTATAATCCTCACTTCGTAGATGGGAGCCTCAGCCAGAGAGGGTGTGTGGGTTTTCATTAGGAGATACAGTATTATCGAACTTGAGTTTCTAACTCCCTGACTTGTTCTCATGCAACTACATGGTACTTCCTCTTGGAGAAAATAGTGTTTGAAGGTGCAAAAAaatcagtacaggttgcacctccctaaactgggactctctggtccagcaaccagACCATAGATTTCTTGGCTCCAGAAAGCCCTGGTGGTCAGGGCTCAGAAAGTAGGAGGGTTGGCAGCCCAGAGTGCGGCAACTGCAGCTGTGGCAGTGTGGCTGGTCTAGCCTGAAGTGGCACCAGAGGCAGGGGACCTTCCCTGATGAGGTAAATTCCTTCATTCAGGACTGGTCATGTCCTGCGGGTGCCAGAGCAGCAAGGCCCATAGCCATAATACTGGAGAGGGTTGCAGTGCCCTAGATGTACCTCATTAGACCTAAATGGAATTAAAACTTTTCATATTGGGGCACTCTTTAAGCATCCGCTTATATGGTGCCTATTCTAGCAGCCCATTATTTATTCCAGACCTGCAACAGAGCATCATGAAGCATTACTCTATTTAGTCAGCTTCTTGTTAGAAAAGAGCTGAGCGCTTTTCACATGCCATTTCAGTAATACGCTGGCGTAGCGTAAATGGTCAATACAAATTATAATTTTTACCAACTCTTACAGATTATTAACATGTATGGTGAACTCATAATGGATGCAGTCCCTGACAAGGtgagcatttttgttttgtgaaaagggTGTCCATTACAGGATAGGAAGGGGAAGATGGCATTATACCAGAGGTG includes these proteins:
- the SENP5 gene encoding sentrin-specific protease 5 isoform X2, whose protein sequence is MKEHRRNLNWKRSRLLFLSKRWTTGFWGLRKYCFQKKPFFLAKRKRQSAPSVVSLCWNKSYRSLRCRRKALRLQPELVPQVLLNAKNHQKTTAERGTLSTKISRRAKKPLSDGKRGSPCAQSIKKSDNESFQGKDLLNKVTGLQADPGLGCIHGIDHSAFDGGLHDAVLPVRKRCFTHSGEESNNNEGNAVIVILNNCKRRCCSRRLEQNGTCGPSTTKKRSKFNQYTVKKIPVFMMHKKLSVVRFRDRIIKSLKLRARSKTCKSSKIKPSWVEKVTWDCQETLQGDFEGGQCKWFSCWKSKSNSFWNLCTSSDMNNNTSGPVAEENKTLASDICLIQGALQCSELQSEEPASRGDSIKIFHPELHKTAPLDTETLHGTETNEASAGDGCHDGICLPVTERGIAISGQEAAESNQVVRVDEMILLESCKGDSNMNNNLVNGPLSVELVQNEDSSCQMEVEGSINLDVFSTKLLDHPYCKSPLEEPLPDSTGLKSGTRKGGRRNSQKVSHVTDEQLSTWICGFLDEVMKKYGSLVPLCEKDVMARLKEVFNEDFSHRKPFINKEIMKYRTRHPKSSTCNFRVFYNKHMLDMDDLATLDGQNWLNDQIINMYGELIMDAVPDKVHFFNSFFHRQLVTKGYNGVKRWTKKVDLFKKTLLLIPIHLEVHWSLITVNIPNRIISFYDSQGIHFKFCVENIRKYLLTEAREKNHAEFLQGWQTAVTKCIPQQKNDSDCGVFVLQYCKCLALDQPFQFSQDDMPRVRKRIYKELCDRQLID
- the SENP5 gene encoding sentrin-specific protease 5 isoform X1 — its product is MKEHRRNLNWKRSRLLFLSKRWTTGFWGLRKYCFQKKPFFLAKRKRQSAPSVVSLCWNKSYRSLRCRRKALRLQPELVPQVLLNAKNHQKTTAERGTLSTKISRRAKKPLSDGKRGSPCAQSIKKSDNESFQGKDLLNKVTGLQADPGLGCIHGIDHSAFDGGLHDAVLPVRKRCFTHSGEESNNNEGNAVIVILNNCKRRCCSRRLEQNGTCGPSTTKKRSKFNQYTVKKIPVFMMHKKLSVVRFRDRIIKSLKLRARSKTCKSSKIKPSWVEKVTWDCQETLQGDFEGGQCKWFSCWKSKSNSFWNLCTSSDMNNNTSGPVAEENKTLASDICLIQGALQCSELQSEEPASRGDSIKIFHPELHKTAPLDTETLHGTETNEASAGDGCHDGICLPVTERGIAISGQEAAESNQVVRVDEMILLESCKGDSNMNNNLVNGPLSVELVQNEDSSCQMEVEGSINLDVFSTKLLDHPYCKSPLEEPLPDSTGLKSGTRKGGRRNSQKVSHVTDEQLSTWICGFLDEVMKKYGSLVPLCEKDVMARLKEVFNEDFSHRKPFINKEIMKYRTRHPKSSTCNFRVFYNKHMLDMDDLATLDGQNWLNDQIINMYGELIMDAVPDKVHFFNSFFHRQLVTKGYNGVKRWTKKVDLFKKTLLLIPIHLEVHWSLITVNIPNRIISFYDSQGIHFKFCVENIRKYLLTEAREKNHAEFLQGWQTAVTKCIPQQKNDSDCGVFVLQLFRFPQYCKCLALDQPFQFSQDDMPRVRKRIYKELCDRQLID